One genomic window of Cystobacter fuscus DSM 2262 includes the following:
- a CDS encoding PAS domain S-box protein, whose product MDNPFRTHPPVGAPDNPEARQSLTEFERHFQATFEQAAVGIAHVGLDGRWLRVNTRLCSIIGYTHQELMGLVFQDITHPEDLAADLSLVRQMLEGERATYSMEKRYFHKSGEIIWINLTVSLVRKTDGAPDYFISVIEDITRRHRAELERDTLLAREHQARTEAEELVRRRSAELDAARNALIQAERLATAGQLAAGVGHEINNPLAYVLANITFALEELSKREQDENLEEVRDALAQARKGAERIRNIVRDLRTFASSKFETLGPVEVREALEFSVDMAAHQLRQRARLVRDYEPVPPVLGNESRLGQVFLNLVLNAAQAIPEGAPEKHQVTLTLRPHEDTWVSVEVTDTGCGIATGNLPHLFEPFFTTKPVGVGTGLGLSVCHGIVTGLGGRIEVESQPGRGSTFRVLLPMARQAEAPRGSVTRTEPPPPPPRRVLVVDDEPEVLDALARLIGPPHSVVKAGSGARAMELLAEDAHYDVIFCDLMMPGLTGMDLHEGIAKKHPELLDRMIFMTAGCFTQRAVEFLERMEPRRLEKPFSPEAVRDFL is encoded by the coding sequence ATGGACAACCCTTTTCGCACTCATCCCCCAGTCGGCGCGCCAGACAACCCGGAGGCGCGCCAGTCCCTCACCGAATTCGAACGTCACTTCCAGGCGACCTTCGAACAAGCCGCCGTGGGAATCGCGCACGTGGGCCTCGATGGCCGGTGGCTGCGCGTCAACACGAGGCTGTGCTCCATCATCGGCTATACGCACCAGGAGCTGATGGGGCTGGTGTTCCAGGACATCACCCACCCAGAAGATCTGGCCGCGGATTTGAGTCTCGTCCGGCAGATGCTCGAGGGCGAGCGCGCCACCTATTCGATGGAGAAGCGGTACTTCCACAAGTCCGGGGAGATCATCTGGATCAACCTCACGGTGTCACTCGTGAGGAAGACGGATGGCGCACCGGACTACTTCATCTCCGTCATCGAGGACATCACCCGGCGGCACCGTGCCGAACTCGAGCGGGATACCCTGCTCGCGCGCGAGCACCAGGCGCGCACGGAGGCGGAGGAACTGGTGCGCCGCCGCTCCGCCGAGCTGGACGCCGCGCGCAATGCGCTCATCCAGGCGGAGCGGCTGGCCACGGCGGGCCAGCTCGCGGCGGGCGTCGGGCATGAGATCAACAACCCCCTGGCCTACGTGCTGGCCAACATCACGTTCGCCCTGGAAGAGCTCTCGAAGCGGGAACAGGACGAGAACCTGGAGGAAGTGCGGGACGCGCTCGCGCAGGCCCGCAAGGGCGCCGAGCGCATCCGCAACATCGTGAGGGATCTGCGCACGTTCGCCAGCAGCAAGTTCGAGACCCTGGGACCGGTGGAGGTGCGCGAGGCCCTGGAGTTCTCCGTGGACATGGCGGCCCACCAGCTCCGCCAGCGGGCACGGCTCGTCCGCGACTACGAGCCGGTGCCGCCCGTGCTGGGCAACGAGTCTCGCCTGGGACAGGTCTTCCTCAACCTGGTGCTCAACGCCGCGCAGGCCATCCCGGAAGGAGCACCCGAGAAGCACCAGGTGACACTCACCCTCCGTCCCCATGAAGACACGTGGGTGTCCGTCGAGGTGACGGACACGGGGTGTGGGATCGCCACCGGGAACCTCCCGCATCTCTTCGAGCCGTTCTTCACCACCAAGCCCGTGGGCGTGGGAACCGGGCTGGGCCTGTCGGTGTGCCACGGCATCGTGACCGGGTTGGGTGGGCGGATCGAGGTCGAGAGCCAACCGGGCCGGGGAAGCACGTTCCGTGTCCTCCTGCCCATGGCACGACAGGCCGAGGCACCCAGGGGCTCCGTGACGAGGACGGAGCCTCCGCCCCCGCCCCCGCGGCGCGTGCTCGTGGTCGATGACGAGCCCGAGGTTCTCGATGCGCTCGCCCGCCTGATTGGTCCGCCGCACTCCGTGGTGAAGGCCGGGAGCGGGGCCCGCGCGATGGAATTGTTGGCGGAGGACGCCCACTACGACGTCATCTTCTGCGATCTCATGATGCCGGGCCTCACGGGCATGGATCTGCACGAGGGGATCGCGAAGAAGCATCCGGAGCTGCTCGATCGGATGATCTTCATGACGGCGGGATGCTTCACGCAGCGCGCCGTCGAGTTCCTCGAGCGCATGGAGCCCCGACGCCTCGAGAAGCCCTTCAGCCCGGAGGCCGTCCGCGACTTCCTGTGA
- a CDS encoding ester cyclase → MRIATHILAALVGFATLVGSSTLAAEELPQPKKLTVDGGLTHYQTYTQLLAARRYYAFWNTGEEAYARAALAENFIDLNLPEGRPQGPTGPIVASRAFRAAVPDLLVSVEEAWVVGEQVISRLRFTGHFTGRFGDIQGDGRSIQFDAVDIYTIKNGRISTNWHLEDNLTFLTRIGAVVTP, encoded by the coding sequence ATGCGTATCGCGACTCACATCCTGGCCGCCCTTGTCGGTTTCGCCACCCTCGTTGGCTCGTCTACTCTCGCGGCCGAGGAGCTGCCTCAGCCCAAGAAGCTCACGGTGGATGGGGGCCTGACCCACTACCAGACGTACACGCAGCTTCTGGCGGCACGGCGCTACTACGCCTTCTGGAACACGGGGGAGGAGGCGTACGCCCGGGCGGCGCTCGCCGAGAACTTCATCGACCTGAACCTTCCCGAGGGCCGACCGCAAGGACCGACGGGTCCCATCGTCGCCTCGCGCGCCTTCCGTGCGGCGGTGCCGGACCTCCTGGTCTCGGTCGAGGAGGCCTGGGTGGTGGGAGAGCAGGTCATCAGCCGCCTGCGCTTCACCGGCCACTTCACCGGCCGGTTCGGTGACATCCAGGGCGATGGCCGCTCCATCCAATTCGACGCCGTGGACATCTACACCATCAAGAATGGCCGCATCTCCACGAACTGGCACCTGGAGGACAACCTCACGTTCCTCACGAGGATCGGCGCCGTCGTGACGCCCTGA
- a CDS encoding lytic polysaccharide monooxygenase auxiliary activity family 9 protein gives MLTQMKKTWLSLSLVLGVASVAHGHGLIQDPPARNWFCGAYTKPDEVGRPGEYAECADAFRDDFSGGYQFMSVLTHAQGRAVVSPLPQNVCGFNSETWRGGATPWDKSINWPTSTISSGPRTITWNISWGPHFDDTEEFRYWITKPGFVYEVGKPLTWNDFETEAFCVLKYNDRNPTGNPAVVADKVNALFHTTCNVPQREGRHVIYGEWGRNYFTYERFHGCVDVVFSGTSAQR, from the coding sequence ATGCTGACGCAGATGAAGAAGACGTGGTTGTCCCTGTCCCTGGTATTGGGAGTCGCCTCGGTTGCTCACGGCCACGGGCTGATCCAGGACCCGCCGGCGCGCAACTGGTTCTGTGGCGCGTACACCAAGCCGGATGAAGTGGGCAGACCCGGTGAATACGCGGAGTGCGCCGATGCCTTCCGTGATGACTTCTCCGGCGGCTATCAATTCATGAGCGTGCTCACCCACGCGCAGGGACGGGCCGTGGTCAGCCCCCTGCCGCAGAACGTCTGTGGCTTCAACAGCGAGACCTGGCGCGGCGGTGCCACGCCCTGGGACAAGTCCATCAACTGGCCCACCAGCACCATCAGCTCCGGTCCCCGGACCATCACCTGGAACATTTCCTGGGGCCCGCACTTCGACGATACCGAGGAGTTCCGCTACTGGATCACCAAGCCCGGCTTTGTCTATGAGGTCGGCAAGCCCTTGACCTGGAATGACTTCGAGACGGAAGCGTTCTGCGTGCTCAAGTACAACGACCGCAACCCCACCGGCAATCCGGCGGTCGTCGCGGACAAGGTCAACGCACTCTTCCACACCACGTGCAACGTGCCGCAGCGCGAGGGCCGTCATGTCATCTACGGCGAGTGGGGGCGCAACTACTTCACCTATGAGCGCTTCCACGGCTGCGTCGACGTGGTGTTCTCCGGCACCAGCGCGCAGCGCTGA
- the srmL gene encoding PheS-related mystery ligase SrmL, giving the protein MSVRILSTDAVRYALSIRDLTDPSSGPHAMQRLVDDVLAALREAWRCDVRLQRRSPIVSVSDNYDRLRYPPDGAARDERYTRYVCDTALLRTQTSAMIPPLLRQLANTPPSPEDVLLACPGLVYRRDSIDRLHTGEPHQMDLWRVRRGAPLGVEALRHMVETVVRALLPGREWRVTPARHPYTTEGLQIDVHQGGEWVEIGECGLAHPELLAESGLDTARTSGLAMGLGMDRLLMLRKGLDDIRLLRAEDPRIHSQMLDLEPYHEVSCMPAVRRDLSLVLEGDATSEELGDMVRAALGPQAEVVEAVEVLSETPYEALPPAAVERLGISPGQKNVLLRVVLRALDRSLTHAECNELRDRIYAALHRGSAWQWASASAPHP; this is encoded by the coding sequence ATGTCCGTCCGTATCCTCAGCACCGACGCTGTCCGCTATGCCTTGTCCATTCGCGACCTGACCGATCCCTCCTCCGGCCCGCATGCCATGCAACGGCTCGTCGACGACGTGCTCGCCGCCCTTCGCGAAGCGTGGCGTTGTGACGTGCGGCTGCAGCGGCGAAGCCCCATCGTCTCCGTCTCCGACAATTATGATCGGCTGCGCTACCCGCCCGACGGTGCCGCCCGCGACGAGCGCTATACACGTTATGTCTGTGACACCGCGCTGCTGCGCACGCAGACCTCGGCGATGATTCCGCCGCTGCTGCGCCAGCTCGCCAACACGCCCCCCTCCCCCGAGGACGTGCTACTCGCCTGTCCCGGGCTCGTCTATCGCCGTGACAGCATCGATCGGCTGCACACCGGCGAGCCCCACCAGATGGACCTCTGGCGCGTGCGGCGGGGCGCTCCGCTCGGCGTCGAGGCGCTGCGCCACATGGTGGAGACGGTGGTGCGCGCGCTGCTCCCCGGGCGGGAGTGGCGCGTCACCCCGGCCCGGCATCCCTACACCACGGAGGGGCTGCAAATCGACGTCCACCAGGGCGGAGAGTGGGTGGAGATTGGCGAGTGTGGCCTCGCCCACCCCGAGCTGCTCGCCGAGAGCGGGCTCGATACGGCGCGCACCTCGGGACTGGCCATGGGCCTGGGGATGGATCGCCTCCTCATGCTGCGCAAGGGCCTGGACGACATCCGCCTGCTGCGCGCCGAGGATCCGCGCATCCACTCACAGATGCTCGACCTGGAGCCCTACCACGAGGTGTCCTGCATGCCCGCGGTGCGCAGGGACCTGTCCCTGGTGCTCGAGGGAGACGCCACCAGCGAGGAGCTGGGAGACATGGTGCGCGCCGCGCTCGGCCCCCAGGCCGAGGTGGTGGAAGCCGTCGAGGTGCTCTCGGAGACGCCCTACGAGGCGCTGCCCCCCGCCGCCGTGGAGCGGCTCGGCATCTCCCCCGGGCAGAAGAACGTGCTGCTGCGCGTGGTGCTGCGCGCGCTCGATCGCTCACTCACCCACGCCGAGTGCAACGAGTTGAGGGACCGCATCTACGCGGCCCTGCACCGAGGCAGCGCCTGGCAGTGGGCATCGGCCTCCGCGCCTCATCCGTGA
- a CDS encoding LysR family transcriptional regulator codes for MIDSLLDVTVFTRVVSAGSLSAAARELGMSLAVVSKRLARLEKRLGVRLVNRTTRSLNLTEEGAEFHERCVRVLDEIGEAEEKVRSLRRGASGLLKVTATAAFARRHLGRLIPLFLERYPDIRVQLDVSDSVIGLVESGYDVAIRFGALPDSSLIARRLAPNHRVVCGAPSYFARKGRPRRPADLKNHDCIAFGNPPNQDWQFEGRGGETTTVRVAGSLVTNNGEVAHEWAREGGGLVLKSIWDVGVDLDAGRLEVALPDYRVPAAPIHAIYPHTRGVAAKVKVFIEFLGGELRAAYRWDGMDRVENSAST; via the coding sequence ATGATCGACAGCCTGCTCGACGTGACCGTCTTCACCCGGGTGGTGAGCGCGGGGAGCCTCTCGGCCGCGGCGAGGGAGTTGGGAATGTCGCTCGCCGTCGTCAGCAAGCGCCTGGCGCGGCTGGAGAAGCGGCTCGGGGTGCGGCTCGTGAACCGCACCACCCGCAGCCTGAACCTGACCGAGGAGGGTGCCGAGTTCCATGAGCGGTGCGTGCGCGTGCTCGACGAGATTGGTGAAGCGGAGGAGAAGGTGCGCTCCCTGCGGCGTGGGGCGAGCGGACTGCTGAAGGTGACCGCGACCGCGGCCTTCGCCCGTCGGCACCTCGGGCGGCTCATCCCCCTCTTCCTGGAGCGCTATCCCGACATCCGTGTGCAGCTCGACGTCTCGGACTCGGTGATCGGCCTCGTGGAGTCGGGCTACGACGTCGCCATCCGCTTCGGCGCCCTGCCCGACTCGAGCCTGATCGCCAGACGACTCGCGCCCAATCACCGGGTGGTGTGTGGAGCGCCCTCCTATTTCGCCAGGAAGGGCAGGCCCCGGCGCCCCGCCGATTTGAAGAACCATGACTGCATCGCCTTCGGCAACCCGCCGAACCAGGACTGGCAATTCGAGGGGCGCGGTGGAGAGACGACGACGGTGCGCGTCGCGGGCTCGCTCGTGACCAACAATGGCGAGGTCGCGCACGAGTGGGCGCGCGAAGGCGGTGGGCTCGTGCTCAAGTCGATCTGGGACGTCGGAGTGGACCTCGATGCCGGACGGCTCGAAGTGGCACTGCCCGATTACCGGGTCCCCGCCGCTCCCATCCACGCCATCTACCCCCACACCCGCGGGGTCGCGGCGAAGGTGAAGGTCTTCATCGAGTTCCTCGGCGGAGAGCTTCGCGCGGCCTACCGGTGGGACGGCATGGACCGGGTGGAGAACTCCGCCTCCACGTGA
- a CDS encoding 3-oxoacyl-ACP synthase III family protein, with amino-acid sequence MFLHALGHFHPENLITNAFFQDIGLETNDSWIVERVGIRTRHTVLPLDYIRETRNRDVRGALEAALYSNAETGKRAALMALQRAGRDVKDVGMVVAGGCSPDECIPAEACRIAEALGIEAPSMDLNAACSSFCAQLHFLAGMRPERLPDFILVVNPENSTRVVDYSDRSSCVLWGDGTSAALLSPRIPGPWRITQTLLGGSPSGADKVKVPRAGHFTQQGAAVQAFAIKRASETFLELRAHYLATSPERTPEGLSLIGHQANLRMLESVQRRTEVADARHFSNVEYRGNCGASGAPTVLSENWDNPQVGDAVALAVVGSGLTWAGALLERCRTE; translated from the coding sequence ATGTTCCTCCACGCACTCGGACACTTCCACCCGGAGAACCTCATCACCAACGCGTTCTTCCAGGACATTGGCCTGGAGACGAACGACTCCTGGATCGTCGAGCGGGTAGGCATCCGCACCCGGCACACGGTGCTACCGCTCGACTACATCCGCGAGACCCGTAACCGGGACGTGCGCGGAGCGCTGGAGGCCGCGCTGTATTCCAACGCGGAGACAGGCAAGCGAGCGGCGTTGATGGCGCTCCAGCGGGCGGGACGTGACGTGAAGGACGTGGGAATGGTGGTGGCGGGCGGCTGCTCACCCGACGAGTGCATTCCAGCGGAGGCCTGTCGCATCGCCGAGGCGCTGGGCATCGAGGCGCCGTCCATGGATCTCAACGCCGCCTGCTCGTCCTTCTGCGCCCAGCTCCACTTCCTGGCGGGCATGCGGCCGGAGCGCCTGCCGGACTTCATCCTCGTGGTGAACCCGGAGAACTCCACCCGCGTGGTGGACTACTCGGACCGTTCGAGCTGCGTGCTGTGGGGCGACGGCACCAGCGCCGCACTGCTCAGCCCGCGCATCCCCGGACCGTGGCGCATCACCCAGACACTGCTCGGTGGAAGCCCCTCGGGCGCGGACAAGGTGAAGGTGCCCCGCGCCGGCCACTTCACCCAGCAGGGCGCCGCTGTCCAGGCCTTCGCCATCAAGCGCGCCAGTGAGACCTTCCTCGAACTGCGCGCGCACTACCTCGCCACCTCGCCGGAGCGCACCCCGGAGGGGCTGAGCCTCATCGGGCACCAGGCGAACCTGCGCATGCTGGAATCGGTGCAACGGCGCACCGAGGTCGCCGACGCGCGCCACTTCTCCAACGTGGAGTACCGCGGCAACTGCGGCGCCTCGGGCGCGCCCACCGTGCTCTCTGAGAACTGGGACAACCCCCAGGTGGGGGACGCGGTGGCGCTCGCGGTGGTGGGCAGCGGCCTCACCTGGGCGGGCGCCCTGCTGGAGCGCTGCCGCACGGAGTAG
- a CDS encoding cytochrome c peroxidase codes for MVSNRFLASLASALAWGGLVGCSNPAPDVDGARATNAQAMTEAQAPLGHVAAGKRLFSEAFPQTNGRSCATCHTLSEHTTLRPTSVEARLAANPGDPLFRRIDADDPDAAQPTYEHLKKGLVRVVLPLPSNMDVIDDAGNVITPADRKISVWRGVPTIEDMAISGPYQLDGRAATLEEQARAAILSHSEGHEVGPAPLKQIADFERSVFSSPRAQFVSKLLEAGVPHDQIPNPEDFMLLSAQEQRGREVFELACAACHGGPTTNQITNRAVHASLSAALKPDGNVLFTQVPGQGPVPVRVPRPGNEFVNIGFGALSYLGQLGQLPLYTSSVELPRYRFRFYTDGTRQHAVTELPPIPVTASGEPFDPTPALDENGLPIVGPNGLPQWFTTDPGRALITGEPSDFEAFDVPSLRGIAGTAPYYHDNSHETLRDVVDGYSRLILPFTVAMNLPPVHPPETPGGLPEALNPEQKRDLLEFLKRL; via the coding sequence ATGGTTTCCAATCGATTCCTCGCGAGTCTGGCCAGTGCGCTGGCATGGGGCGGACTCGTGGGTTGTTCGAACCCAGCTCCAGACGTGGATGGCGCGCGGGCCACCAACGCCCAGGCCATGACCGAAGCCCAGGCCCCCCTGGGTCACGTCGCCGCCGGCAAGCGTCTCTTCAGCGAGGCGTTTCCCCAGACCAACGGGCGCTCCTGCGCCACGTGCCACACCCTGAGCGAACACACGACGCTGAGGCCCACGAGCGTCGAGGCGCGACTGGCCGCCAACCCGGGGGATCCACTCTTCCGACGCATCGACGCGGACGACCCCGACGCGGCACAGCCCACGTATGAGCATCTCAAGAAGGGCCTCGTCCGTGTGGTCCTACCACTCCCCAGCAACATGGATGTCATCGACGACGCGGGCAACGTCATCACCCCCGCCGACCGGAAGATCTCCGTCTGGCGTGGAGTGCCAACCATCGAGGACATGGCGATCTCCGGGCCGTATCAGCTCGATGGCCGGGCGGCCACGCTGGAAGAGCAGGCACGGGCCGCGATCCTCAGTCACAGCGAGGGACACGAGGTGGGGCCCGCGCCGCTGAAGCAGATCGCCGACTTCGAGCGGAGCGTGTTCTCGTCACCCCGGGCCCAGTTCGTCTCGAAGCTGCTCGAGGCCGGCGTTCCCCACGACCAGATTCCCAATCCCGAGGACTTCATGTTGCTCTCCGCCCAGGAGCAGCGTGGCCGCGAGGTCTTCGAGCTGGCCTGCGCGGCATGTCATGGCGGCCCCACCACGAACCAGATCACGAACCGCGCCGTCCACGCGTCACTCTCCGCCGCGCTCAAGCCAGACGGCAACGTCCTCTTCACCCAGGTGCCAGGACAGGGGCCCGTCCCCGTGCGGGTACCTCGCCCGGGCAACGAATTCGTGAACATCGGGTTCGGGGCGCTCTCCTATCTCGGGCAGCTCGGACAGCTCCCGCTGTACACCTCCTCCGTGGAGCTGCCGCGCTACCGCTTCCGCTTCTATACGGACGGCACGCGCCAGCACGCCGTCACTGAACTTCCGCCCATCCCGGTCACGGCCAGTGGTGAGCCCTTCGATCCAACTCCGGCACTCGACGAGAACGGACTGCCCATCGTCGGTCCCAACGGCCTGCCCCAATGGTTCACCACCGATCCCGGCCGCGCGCTCATCACGGGAGAGCCCTCGGATTTCGAGGCCTTCGACGTGCCGTCGCTTCGGGGCATCGCGGGGACGGCTCCGTATTACCACGACAACAGCCACGAGACCCTGCGCGACGTCGTCGACGGCTACAGCCGGCTCATCCTCCCCTTCACCGTGGCGATGAACCTGCCGCCCGTTCACCCCCCCGAGACACCCGGAGGTCTGCCCGAGGCGCTCAACCCCGAACAGAAGCGGGACCTCCTGGAGTTCTTGAAGCGGCTGTGA
- a CDS encoding TetR/AcrR family transcriptional regulator, with protein sequence MNSLAQQLLLAGGTHPSLRTLAEGAGVDPGTLRHYFGDRQGVVQAAFEHLMKFGQERRAWAKSLAERPAREAFHHLLEQIAAGWTGSLGGMHAAGFAEGMSDSDLGQIYISSIFEPTLNALEELLIVFHTRGELSVPDARVAGLALLSPVLMALFHQHQLHGRRCRPLDLTVFIERHLDGFMKGYAK encoded by the coding sequence GTGAACAGCCTCGCGCAGCAGCTCCTCCTGGCGGGAGGCACGCACCCGAGCCTGAGGACGCTCGCGGAGGGCGCGGGGGTCGATCCAGGCACGCTGCGCCACTACTTCGGTGATCGCCAGGGCGTGGTCCAGGCGGCCTTCGAGCACCTGATGAAGTTCGGACAGGAACGCCGGGCCTGGGCGAAGAGCCTGGCGGAGCGTCCCGCGCGAGAGGCCTTCCACCACCTGCTGGAGCAGATCGCCGCGGGCTGGACAGGCTCGCTGGGCGGCATGCATGCCGCGGGCTTCGCCGAGGGCATGAGTGATTCGGATCTGGGGCAGATCTACATCTCCTCCATCTTCGAGCCCACGCTCAATGCCCTCGAGGAACTGCTCATCGTCTTCCACACGCGTGGCGAGTTGTCGGTGCCGGATGCACGGGTGGCGGGACTCGCGCTGTTGTCCCCGGTGCTGATGGCGCTCTTCCACCAGCACCAGTTGCACGGGCGCCGCTGCCGTCCGCTCGACCTGACGGTCTTCATCGAGCGGCACCTCGACGGCTTCATGAAGGGCTACGCGAAGTAA
- a CDS encoding alkaline phosphatase PhoX, giving the protein MRSTHSRWVRRTGHLVCASLTTLALSACTGETGAPGSPGAPGAPGPQGPAGQGRSLSFTPANAARTLDEKRAVYASPKASVNGQEVSLRYETVLRSGQPLGEHIFGRMIQKDGGPVKNTDGSDFISPSNDFSALIQKGNRLFELTQFETTPASMYLSELRQASDGKLTAISTRPIDFSSVQGYWIPCAGSVSPWNTNLSSEEYPSDARAYESAASVSALTQAERSMLRYWGLDPATASIAEAKAVYSPYRYGYVIEVAVDDSGGTTVAKHYAAGRRALELAYVMPDRRTVYLSDDGSNDGFYMFVATRPGDLSEGQLYAARWFQTTPTGQPSGRADIYWLPLGPSATDAEVKALIDGGIQFSHIFETEPQGSDGTCPSAASGFRAINTETGRECLRLKPGQELAASRLESRRYAAYVGGTTEFRKTEGITYNPAAHRLYVSFSELNHGMIDDPKGKDLGGGNHIQVARNDCGAVYEMVVSPNVQLGSDYVVESAAPLVEGMWLKAPGASLYPSNSPFYDPTFTTVDSNGVSNPGIANVCSVNGIANPDNLSFINGYDTLLIGEDTVDGHQNDMVWAYNIVTRELTRIFSAPYGSETTGVYFYPDINGFAYIKAQVQHPYGESDIEKAGTDASMKQSYTGYIGPFPAMN; this is encoded by the coding sequence ATGAGATCGACCCATTCGAGATGGGTGCGCCGGACGGGGCACCTGGTGTGCGCGTCCCTGACCACGCTCGCGCTCTCCGCGTGCACGGGTGAGACCGGAGCCCCGGGCTCACCGGGCGCGCCGGGAGCCCCGGGGCCGCAGGGCCCGGCCGGCCAGGGCAGGTCGCTCAGCTTCACTCCGGCGAATGCCGCGCGCACCTTGGACGAGAAGCGGGCCGTCTACGCCAGTCCCAAGGCGAGCGTGAACGGGCAGGAGGTCTCCCTCCGGTACGAGACCGTGCTGCGCTCCGGTCAGCCCCTGGGCGAGCACATCTTCGGGCGCATGATCCAGAAGGATGGCGGCCCGGTGAAGAACACGGACGGCTCGGACTTCATCTCTCCGTCCAATGATTTCTCGGCCCTCATCCAGAAGGGCAACAGGCTCTTCGAGCTCACCCAGTTCGAGACCACGCCCGCGTCGATGTACCTCTCCGAGCTGCGCCAGGCGTCCGACGGAAAGCTCACCGCCATCAGCACCCGGCCCATCGACTTCTCGAGCGTGCAGGGCTACTGGATTCCCTGCGCGGGCAGCGTGTCGCCCTGGAATACCAACTTGAGCAGCGAGGAGTACCCGTCGGACGCGCGCGCCTATGAGAGCGCGGCCTCGGTGAGCGCGCTCACCCAGGCCGAGCGCTCGATGCTGCGCTACTGGGGGTTGGATCCGGCCACGGCCTCCATCGCCGAGGCCAAGGCCGTCTACTCCCCGTACCGCTATGGCTACGTGATCGAGGTCGCGGTCGACGACTCGGGCGGCACCACCGTGGCCAAGCACTACGCGGCGGGCCGGCGGGCGCTCGAACTCGCCTATGTGATGCCGGATCGCAGGACCGTCTACCTGAGTGACGATGGCAGCAATGACGGCTTCTACATGTTCGTGGCGACGCGGCCGGGAGACCTGTCCGAGGGACAGCTCTACGCGGCGCGGTGGTTCCAGACCACCCCGACGGGCCAGCCCTCGGGCCGGGCGGATATCTACTGGTTGCCCCTGGGTCCCAGCGCGACGGACGCGGAGGTCAAGGCGCTGATCGATGGCGGCATCCAGTTCTCCCATATCTTCGAGACCGAGCCCCAGGGCAGCGATGGCACCTGTCCGAGCGCGGCCTCCGGGTTCCGCGCCATCAACACGGAGACGGGCCGCGAGTGCTTGCGGCTCAAGCCCGGTCAGGAGCTGGCGGCCTCCCGCCTGGAGAGCCGCCGTTACGCGGCCTACGTCGGAGGTACCACCGAGTTCCGCAAGACCGAGGGAATCACGTACAACCCCGCCGCCCACCGGCTCTACGTGTCGTTCAGCGAGCTGAACCACGGGATGATCGACGATCCGAAGGGCAAGGATCTGGGTGGGGGCAATCACATCCAGGTCGCCCGCAACGACTGTGGCGCGGTCTACGAGATGGTCGTCTCGCCCAACGTGCAGCTCGGCAGTGACTATGTCGTCGAGTCCGCCGCGCCGCTCGTCGAGGGCATGTGGCTGAAGGCGCCCGGCGCCAGCCTCTACCCGAGCAACAGCCCCTTCTACGATCCCACCTTCACGACCGTGGACAGCAACGGTGTCTCCAATCCGGGAATCGCGAACGTCTGCAGCGTGAATGGCATCGCCAATCCCGACAACCTGTCCTTCATCAACGGGTACGACACGCTGCTCATCGGCGAGGACACCGTCGATGGCCACCAGAATGACATGGTGTGGGCCTACAACATCGTCACGCGGGAGCTGACCCGCATCTTCTCCGCCCCCTACGGCTCGGAGACGACGGGCGTCTACTTCTACCCGGACATCAACGGCTTCGCGTACATCAAGGCCCAGGTCCAACACCCCTACGGTGAGTCGGACATCGAGAAGGCCGGCACCGATGCGAGCATGAAGCAGTCGTACACCGGCTACATCGGCCCGTTCCCGGCGATGAACTGA